From Candidatus Pedobacter colombiensis, one genomic window encodes:
- a CDS encoding DUF4350 domain-containing protein has product MRFTNSLAKYAALFIIFYAVNISELYAQEKTVLLDYYFNHEVKKDKSGKEIRFHYTWEDQTLNGYSILGDVFKKAGFQTKSLDAAPTPANLKGSDIYIIVDPDNIKESPTPNLIAPNHIKAIADWVKAGGVLVLFANDSANNNLVQLNDLAAKFGINFTNNSRNMVKNGKLEMGEIHVPKGNEVFPTSKIFYLKEISILSVKPPAKALITEQNDVIMAIAKYGKGTVFAVGDPWLYNEYVDGTRIPAEYENYNGAVELVNWLKRQIP; this is encoded by the coding sequence ATGCGATTCACAAACTCATTAGCCAAATACGCTGCACTATTCATCATTTTTTATGCAGTAAATATTTCTGAACTTTATGCTCAGGAAAAAACAGTTTTACTCGATTACTATTTTAATCATGAAGTAAAGAAGGACAAATCCGGAAAAGAAATCAGATTCCATTATACCTGGGAAGATCAAACCTTAAATGGTTATTCTATATTAGGTGATGTCTTTAAAAAGGCTGGATTTCAGACTAAAAGTCTGGATGCTGCCCCTACTCCTGCTAACCTAAAAGGAAGCGACATTTATATTATAGTCGACCCAGATAATATTAAGGAAAGCCCGACGCCAAACCTGATTGCTCCCAATCATATCAAAGCAATTGCAGATTGGGTAAAAGCAGGTGGTGTACTTGTATTATTTGCAAATGATAGTGCAAACAACAACCTTGTACAGTTAAATGATTTAGCTGCAAAATTTGGAATCAATTTTACCAATAACAGCAGGAACATGGTAAAAAATGGAAAGCTTGAAATGGGTGAGATTCACGTGCCTAAAGGAAATGAGGTTTTTCCTACATCCAAAATATTCTATTTGAAAGAGATCTCTATTCTTAGTGTTAAGCCGCCTGCAAAGGCTTTAATTACAGAACAGAACGATGTGATTATGGCTATTGCCAAATACGGTAAAGGGACAGTATTTGCTGTGGGTGATCCCTGGCTGTATAATGAATATGTAGACGGCACACGTATTCCGGCAGAGTACGAAAATTATAATGGTGCTGTTGAGCTTGTAAATTGGCTGAAAAGGCAAATTCCTTAA
- a CDS encoding aminoglycoside phosphotransferase family protein, translating into MFENILSVYGFDSDKTSVQSFGDGLINHTWKVHIDHKNYILQKVNNEVFKQPSDIDENLTLLRDYLSKENPEYLFISPVKATNGQTLIHNEHGYYRLFPFVEGSTSLNVLKNEEEAYEAAKQFGRFSKILAEFKAEDLNITIPNFHNLILRYDQFTVACEQASPERLAKAADSIKFIKDHQQIVSTYREIINNKNIPLRVIHHDTKINNVLFNNQKKGLCVIDLDTVMPGYFISDVGDMMRTYLCEASEEETDLNKISIRKPFFKAIYKGYMEEMESVLTAEEQRYFTYAGKFIIYMQAIRFLSDYLQNDIYYGAKYEGHNFNRAMNQIVLLKEYLKAENELMNL; encoded by the coding sequence ATGTTCGAGAATATTTTAAGTGTCTACGGTTTTGATTCCGATAAAACAAGCGTTCAGTCATTTGGTGATGGCTTGATTAACCATACCTGGAAAGTTCATATAGACCACAAAAACTACATATTACAGAAAGTAAATAACGAGGTGTTTAAGCAGCCTTCGGATATTGATGAGAACCTTACTTTGCTCAGAGATTATTTGAGCAAGGAAAATCCTGAGTATCTTTTCATTTCCCCTGTTAAAGCAACAAATGGCCAAACATTAATACATAATGAGCACGGATATTATAGGTTATTTCCTTTTGTTGAGGGCTCCACCTCCCTTAATGTACTAAAAAATGAGGAAGAAGCTTACGAAGCTGCAAAACAATTTGGAAGATTTTCTAAAATTCTAGCAGAGTTTAAAGCTGAGGATCTAAACATTACCATTCCAAATTTTCACAATCTGATATTAAGATATGATCAATTTACTGTAGCCTGCGAACAGGCATCACCGGAAAGATTAGCAAAAGCGGCTGATTCCATTAAATTTATTAAAGATCATCAGCAGATTGTAAGTACATATCGCGAAATTATAAATAATAAAAATATTCCCTTAAGGGTAATACACCACGATACAAAAATCAACAATGTATTGTTTAACAACCAAAAAAAGGGTTTGTGTGTGATTGATCTGGATACGGTAATGCCTGGCTATTTTATTAGCGATGTAGGTGATATGATGCGAACTTATTTATGCGAAGCCAGTGAAGAAGAAACAGACTTAAATAAGATTAGTATTAGAAAACCATTCTTTAAAGCTATATATAAAGGCTACATGGAAGAAATGGAGTCGGTATTGACAGCTGAAGAGCAACGCTATTTTACCTATGCAGGTAAATTTATAATCTATATGCAAGCCATTCGTTTTTTGTCAGATTATCTGCAAAATGATATCTATTATGGAGCTAAATATGAGGGACATAATTTTAATAGAGCAATGAACCAAATCGTCTTATTAAAGGAGTATCTTAAAGCAGAGAATGAATTGATGAATCTATAA
- a CDS encoding NADP-dependent glyceraldehyde-3-phosphate dehydrogenase, with the protein MFLKDQLDAIFVEENHIPQEFKLAEEVHQREYLSNGEMRPWNGDVHEVLSPICIRTENGLKRKVIGTYPLCSEKEASEALDAAVAAYDNGRGEWPTMSVANRIHCVEQFTHKIIEKKAIVVKLLMWEIGKSYADSVKEFDRTVEYIYATIDALKDLDRQSSKFSIEQGIVAQIRRSPLGVVLCMGPFNYPLNETFTTLIPALIMGNTLLFKPPKHGTLLHYPLLEAFRDCFPKGVVNTIYGRGNKIIPDLMKSGKINVLTLIGSSKVANELKKLHPKVNRLRAILGLDAKNAAIITAKADIKLAVQETVLGSLSFNGQRCTALKIIFIHRSLADVFLKELSAAVAKLKFGMPWEEGVALTPLPEPQKPAYLKDCIDDAIAHGAKVINENGGETVESFVYPAIVYPVNKEMKLYTEEQFGPIIPVIAFDDLEEPIQYLIESTHGQQVSVFSDDDEEVAALIDPLVNQVSRVNINCQCQRGPDVFPFTGRKDSAEGTLSVVDALRSFSIRSLVATKLNESNKHLINEIVDSNSSNFLSTKYLF; encoded by the coding sequence ATGTTTTTAAAAGATCAGCTTGATGCGATTTTTGTGGAAGAGAACCATATTCCACAAGAATTTAAATTAGCAGAAGAAGTGCACCAGCGGGAGTACTTAAGCAATGGAGAAATGCGTCCCTGGAATGGGGATGTGCATGAAGTATTGTCGCCAATTTGTATAAGAACCGAGAACGGTTTAAAGCGAAAGGTAATCGGTACTTATCCATTATGTAGTGAAAAGGAGGCCAGCGAAGCACTTGATGCGGCTGTTGCAGCTTATGATAATGGGAGAGGAGAATGGCCTACCATGAGTGTGGCAAACCGTATTCATTGTGTAGAGCAGTTCACGCATAAGATTATTGAAAAGAAGGCAATTGTAGTAAAATTGCTGATGTGGGAAATAGGTAAGTCGTATGCAGATTCTGTTAAGGAGTTTGACCGTACAGTTGAATATATTTATGCAACTATTGATGCATTAAAAGATCTGGATAGACAATCCTCAAAGTTTAGCATAGAGCAAGGAATTGTTGCGCAAATCAGACGTTCGCCACTTGGAGTAGTACTTTGTATGGGGCCATTTAATTATCCTTTAAATGAGACCTTTACTACATTGATTCCAGCACTTATAATGGGGAATACCTTGTTATTTAAACCACCAAAACATGGTACGTTATTACACTACCCTTTATTGGAAGCATTTAGAGATTGTTTCCCTAAAGGAGTGGTAAATACCATTTATGGTCGCGGAAATAAGATCATTCCTGATTTGATGAAATCCGGTAAGATTAATGTGTTAACCTTAATCGGTTCAAGTAAGGTTGCCAACGAACTTAAAAAGCTGCACCCTAAAGTAAACAGGTTACGTGCCATACTTGGTCTTGATGCCAAAAACGCAGCCATTATAACTGCAAAAGCTGATATTAAATTAGCGGTACAGGAAACTGTTTTAGGTTCTTTATCATTTAACGGACAAAGGTGTACAGCCCTTAAAATCATTTTCATTCACCGTAGTCTTGCCGATGTATTTTTAAAAGAACTTTCGGCTGCTGTAGCCAAACTTAAGTTTGGAATGCCATGGGAAGAAGGGGTTGCTTTAACTCCGCTACCAGAGCCTCAAAAGCCAGCTTATCTTAAAGATTGCATCGATGATGCTATAGCGCATGGTGCTAAAGTAATTAATGAAAATGGTGGTGAAACAGTAGAATCTTTTGTTTATCCGGCAATCGTTTACCCGGTTAATAAAGAAATGAAATTGTATACTGAAGAGCAATTCGGACCAATAATACCAGTAATTGCATTTGATGACCTGGAAGAACCAATTCAATACTTAATTGAGTCTACTCACGGACAACAGGTAAGTGTTTTTAGTGATGATGACGAAGAAGTCGCAGCCTTGATTGATCCTTTGGTTAACCAGGTAAGTAGGGTTAACATCAACTGTCAATGTCAGCGTGGACCGGATGTATTTCCGTTTACAGGTAGAAAGGACAGTGCTGAGGGGACACTATCTGTTGTAGATGCCTTACGTTCATTCTCTATCAGGTCATTGGTAGCCACAAAGCTGAATGAAAGTAACAAACACTTGATCAATGAAATCGTAGATAGTAACAGTTCTAATTTCCTGAGCACTAAATACCTTTTCTAA
- a CDS encoding MFS transporter, which translates to MNQEKIGKYRWTICAMLFFATTINYLDRQVLSLTWKEFIAPEFHWTNNDYGNITALFSIFYAVSMLFAGRFVDRMDTKKGFLWAIGVWSIGAVIHAFCGIATSGFLTGDWFIGFEGAKESIARVGDTSLIISTSVTLFIFARFVLAVGEAGNFPAAIKATAEYFPKKDRAFATSIFNAGATVGALAAPISIPFIAAAYGWEMSFIIIGALGFVWMGFWIFVYKKPEVHPKVNAAELAYIQQDVIADRKLVDYVEETTTKVSFLDCFKYKQTWAFAFGKFMTDGVWWFFLFWTPAYLSSVYKMDSTQSALPLFVLYTITLLSIIGGWLPTYFVEKKGMNPYAGRMKSMLIFAFFPLLALFAQPLGYITYWIPVIIIGIAGAAHQAWSANIFSTVGDMFPKKAIATITGIGGMAGGIGAMIINKGSGVLFDYAGQNQMVFMGFKGEEAGYFIIFSICAVCYLIGWTIMKTLVPKYRPITDL; encoded by the coding sequence ATGAACCAAGAAAAAATTGGAAAGTACAGGTGGACAATATGTGCCATGTTATTTTTTGCTACCACGATAAATTATTTGGATCGACAAGTTCTTTCACTAACCTGGAAAGAGTTCATTGCCCCAGAGTTTCATTGGACAAATAATGATTACGGTAATATTACTGCGCTCTTTTCTATTTTTTATGCAGTGTCTATGTTATTTGCCGGTCGGTTTGTAGACCGAATGGATACTAAGAAAGGTTTTTTATGGGCTATTGGTGTATGGTCTATTGGTGCTGTCATTCACGCATTTTGTGGAATAGCCACATCCGGTTTCCTTACAGGCGACTGGTTCATAGGATTTGAAGGCGCTAAAGAATCAATTGCAAGAGTTGGTGATACAAGTCTGATCATTTCAACAAGTGTTACTTTGTTTATTTTTGCACGTTTTGTATTGGCAGTTGGGGAAGCAGGAAATTTTCCGGCCGCTATTAAGGCAACTGCTGAGTACTTTCCAAAAAAGGACCGGGCATTTGCTACTAGTATTTTCAATGCCGGAGCCACTGTAGGTGCACTAGCTGCACCAATATCTATTCCTTTTATAGCAGCGGCCTATGGTTGGGAAATGTCATTTATCATTATTGGCGCTTTAGGCTTTGTATGGATGGGTTTCTGGATTTTTGTCTATAAGAAACCTGAAGTGCATCCGAAGGTAAATGCTGCTGAGCTTGCTTATATACAGCAAGATGTAATTGCAGATAGAAAGCTGGTAGATTACGTTGAAGAAACTACAACTAAAGTATCTTTTCTTGATTGCTTCAAGTACAAACAAACATGGGCATTCGCTTTTGGAAAATTTATGACAGATGGTGTTTGGTGGTTTTTTCTTTTCTGGACACCAGCTTATTTAAGTTCAGTTTATAAAATGGACTCTACACAAAGTGCATTACCATTGTTCGTCCTTTATACAATAACGCTACTTTCAATTATTGGCGGATGGTTACCAACTTATTTTGTAGAGAAAAAAGGGATGAACCCCTATGCTGGTCGTATGAAATCGATGTTGATATTTGCATTTTTTCCATTACTCGCCTTGTTTGCACAGCCTTTAGGCTATATTACTTACTGGATACCAGTTATCATTATTGGTATTGCAGGAGCCGCTCATCAGGCATGGTCGGCAAATATCTTCTCAACAGTAGGCGATATGTTTCCTAAAAAAGCGATTGCAACAATAACAGGCATCGGCGGTATGGCTGGTGGAATTGGAGCTATGATCATCAATAAAGGTTCAGGCGTATTATTTGATTATGCAGGTCAAAATCAAATGGTATTTATGGGCTTTAAGGGTGAAGAAGCAGGATATTTCATCATCTTCTCTATCTGCGCTGTTTGTTATTTAATTGGCTGGACGATTATGAAAACCCTTGTACCCAAATATAGACCGATCACGGATTTATAA
- a CDS encoding Gfo/Idh/MocA family oxidoreductase, with product MNRREFVKNSSITAAAATVLPGGSLFASTGADKVKIAMIGVGLRGQNHLNLLLKRSDVDLVAICDIDDRMLASAKAMIAKSGKPMPKIFTGDNYAWKKMLETTKGLQAVVISTPWEWHKEMIIKSIESGLKYVATEVILGITLQDHWDVVHAAEKHDAHVMMLENVCYRRDVLAALNMVRQGVFGEILHLQGGYQHDLREVKFNDGIKPYGGGVEFNEKGFSEARWRTNHSVHRNGDLYPTHGIGPVANCININRGNRFLKLNSFATKSRGLHNYIVDKGGENHPNAKVNFRLGDIVTTTIDCANGETIILQHDTNLPRPYSLGFRVQGTKGLWMDINKSVYVEGVSKPHQWDNQDKWLEKYDHPLWKKYGSDAEGAGHGGMDFFVIHAFIEAVKRNESTPLDVYDAAAWSAITPLSEQSIEMGNETIDFPDFTSGKWMSRKPVFALNDEY from the coding sequence ATGAACAGAAGAGAATTTGTTAAGAACAGTAGCATTACGGCTGCTGCTGCAACAGTTTTACCAGGAGGTTCTTTATTTGCCAGTACCGGGGCAGATAAAGTTAAAATAGCAATGATAGGAGTGGGTTTACGTGGTCAAAACCATTTAAATCTATTATTAAAGAGATCAGATGTGGATCTTGTTGCTATATGTGATATAGATGACCGTATGCTTGCCAGTGCAAAAGCGATGATCGCTAAAAGCGGCAAGCCGATGCCAAAAATTTTTACGGGAGACAATTATGCCTGGAAAAAAATGCTCGAAACTACTAAAGGGTTGCAAGCAGTAGTGATATCTACTCCCTGGGAATGGCATAAAGAAATGATTATTAAATCTATTGAGTCAGGACTTAAGTATGTAGCTACTGAAGTTATCTTGGGTATTACACTTCAAGATCATTGGGATGTGGTTCATGCAGCTGAAAAACATGATGCACACGTAATGATGCTTGAAAATGTTTGTTATCGCAGAGATGTACTTGCAGCGCTAAATATGGTTAGACAGGGGGTATTTGGTGAAATTCTTCACCTGCAAGGTGGATACCAACACGATTTGAGAGAGGTTAAATTTAATGATGGCATAAAACCATATGGTGGTGGAGTTGAATTTAATGAAAAGGGCTTCTCTGAAGCAAGATGGAGAACAAATCATTCGGTGCACCGTAATGGAGATCTTTATCCAACACATGGTATAGGACCAGTCGCCAATTGCATTAATATCAATAGAGGAAATAGATTTCTTAAACTGAATTCATTTGCAACAAAATCCAGGGGATTACATAACTATATAGTGGATAAAGGTGGTGAAAATCATCCCAATGCTAAAGTGAATTTCCGGCTGGGAGATATTGTAACCACTACGATTGACTGCGCAAATGGAGAAACAATAATTCTGCAACATGATACAAATCTTCCAAGACCATATTCTTTAGGCTTTAGAGTTCAAGGTACAAAAGGACTTTGGATGGATATAAACAAAAGTGTTTATGTAGAAGGAGTGAGCAAGCCACATCAATGGGATAACCAGGATAAATGGCTGGAAAAATATGATCATCCTTTATGGAAAAAATATGGCAGTGATGCTGAAGGTGCCGGGCACGGTGGTATGGACTTCTTCGTAATCCATGCCTTTATTGAAGCTGTAAAGCGTAATGAATCAACACCACTTGATGTATATGATGCTGCTGCCTGGAGTGCCATTACTCCCTTGAGCGAACAATCTATAGAAATGGGAAATGAAACAATTGATTTCCCTGATTTTACTAGTGGGAAATGGATGTCTAGAAAGCCGGTCTTTGCTTTAAATGACGAATATTAA
- a CDS encoding SDR family oxidoreductase: MKSKDLFSLENKVIVITGATGVLGESFASAVAAAGAKVAILGRNEEKANERVKAITENGGEAIAVITDVLNEEALIAAKNQILSTWGTIDGLVNAAGGNIPGATIGPDQNLFDINITDTQKAVELNLFGTVYPTHVFGRVIAEKGKGSIVNISSLAAQRPLTRVLGYTMGKNAIEGYTKWMAVELAQRYGDKVRVNALAPGVFLTDQNRSLLTNADGTFTDRAQRFVNHTPFGRLGNPEELNGTLIYLLSDASAFVNGETILVDGGFNAYSGV, translated from the coding sequence ATGAAGAGCAAAGATCTGTTTTCGCTAGAAAACAAGGTAATCGTAATCACAGGTGCTACAGGTGTATTAGGAGAATCTTTTGCATCAGCTGTTGCAGCTGCCGGAGCAAAAGTTGCCATTTTGGGTCGAAATGAAGAGAAAGCCAATGAGCGTGTAAAAGCCATTACAGAGAATGGTGGAGAAGCGATTGCTGTAATCACCGATGTATTGAATGAAGAAGCACTGATAGCTGCTAAGAACCAAATATTAAGCACATGGGGTACTATTGATGGATTGGTAAATGCAGCGGGAGGAAATATTCCGGGTGCTACGATTGGACCGGATCAGAACCTATTTGATATAAATATCACCGATACCCAAAAAGCAGTTGAATTAAACCTGTTTGGTACAGTTTATCCAACACATGTATTTGGACGGGTAATTGCCGAAAAAGGTAAAGGTTCTATTGTCAACATTTCATCATTGGCCGCACAACGACCTTTAACCCGTGTTTTGGGCTATACGATGGGCAAAAATGCAATAGAAGGCTATACCAAATGGATGGCAGTTGAACTGGCACAACGTTACGGAGATAAAGTAAGGGTAAATGCACTTGCACCTGGCGTATTCTTAACAGATCAAAACCGTTCCTTACTTACCAATGCCGATGGAACTTTTACAGATCGTGCACAACGTTTCGTAAATCATACTCCTTTTGGGCGTTTGGGCAATCCGGAAGAGTTAAATGGTACACTTATTTATTTACTAAGTGATGCTTCAGCTTTTGTAAATGGGGAAACCATTTTGGTTGATGGGGGATTTAATGCTTACAGTGGCGTATAA
- a CDS encoding sugar kinase, protein MLNQENILVFGELLLRFSSTEDQFISKNHTVSLFPGGSEANVSASLGQWNIPCAYVSCIPDNALANNALQALQELGVNTTKTILQGNRLGLYFLLSANGLTSGEVVYDRKFSSFSSLTPGTIDWEKVLEGQTWLHWTALTPALNENMAAVCKEGLIAARKKGLKISVDLNYRSRLWDYGKQPIDVMPELVQYCDVIMGNIWAVNKMLGIPVDEKLDRQTSAEDYAIHANASAQAVFSQFPQCKHIANTFRFMDNPKHNLFYGTYHTPNSNYISSIFETNEVVDRIGSGDAFMAGLIYGLTTSNDGQEIIDKATASGYKKLFVKGDFGDGAI, encoded by the coding sequence ATGCTAAATCAAGAAAACATATTGGTATTTGGTGAACTGCTGTTGCGGTTCAGTTCTACTGAAGATCAATTTATTTCTAAGAATCACACTGTTTCTTTATTTCCCGGCGGCTCAGAAGCAAATGTTTCTGCCTCATTAGGTCAATGGAATATTCCATGTGCTTATGTAAGTTGTATACCGGACAATGCGTTAGCGAATAACGCCCTTCAGGCTTTACAGGAATTGGGGGTAAATACTACGAAAACAATATTACAAGGTAATAGACTAGGACTTTATTTTTTGCTTTCTGCTAATGGCTTGACCAGTGGAGAAGTGGTTTATGACAGAAAATTCTCTTCATTTAGCAGCCTTACACCTGGAACAATTGATTGGGAAAAGGTGCTGGAAGGCCAGACCTGGTTGCATTGGACCGCATTAACTCCTGCGCTGAACGAAAATATGGCAGCTGTTTGTAAAGAAGGGCTTATAGCTGCAAGAAAAAAAGGACTAAAAATATCGGTAGACTTAAACTACAGAAGCAGATTATGGGATTATGGAAAGCAACCTATTGATGTAATGCCGGAGTTGGTTCAGTATTGCGATGTAATTATGGGTAATATCTGGGCTGTAAATAAAATGCTTGGTATCCCTGTCGATGAAAAATTGGACCGTCAAACATCTGCTGAAGATTATGCTATACACGCAAATGCATCGGCTCAGGCAGTTTTCAGCCAGTTTCCGCAGTGCAAGCACATTGCCAATACTTTCCGTTTTATGGATAATCCAAAGCATAATCTATTTTATGGAACTTACCATACACCTAACAGCAATTATATTTCTTCGATATTCGAGACAAATGAAGTTGTAGATAGAATTGGTAGTGGTGATGCTTTTATGGCCGGTTTAATTTATGGATTAACTACCAGCAACGATGGACAGGAGATTATAGATAAGGCAACCGCATCAGGTTATAAAAAGCTTTTTGTAAAAGGCGATTTTGGCGATGGCGCTATTTAA
- a CDS encoding bifunctional 4-hydroxy-2-oxoglutarate aldolase/2-dehydro-3-deoxy-phosphogluconate aldolase produces the protein MKTETNPLKVIQDYPVIPVYYDEDAQTCIEVLKASYAGGIRVFEFTNRGSKAPENFKALLDYRNEHLADMKLGIGTIKTVAQAEAYIELGADFIVSPIVRADLAEITALHNILWVPGCMTPTEINLAEELGAPLVKLFPGDTLGIGFLKAIKPLFPNLKFMPTGGVDVNKENIDNWLNAGVTALGFGSKLFQQPENAKDYNWLTERCQLLIKLVKG, from the coding sequence ATGAAAACAGAAACAAACCCTTTAAAAGTTATTCAGGATTATCCAGTTATCCCCGTTTATTATGATGAAGATGCTCAAACCTGTATAGAAGTATTAAAGGCGAGTTATGCCGGTGGTATTCGTGTGTTTGAATTTACAAACAGAGGTTCGAAAGCGCCCGAGAATTTTAAAGCATTATTAGATTATAGAAACGAGCACCTTGCTGATATGAAGCTTGGCATAGGTACCATAAAAACTGTAGCTCAAGCTGAAGCATATATCGAACTGGGTGCTGATTTTATTGTTAGTCCGATTGTAAGAGCTGATCTTGCTGAAATAACAGCTCTACATAATATATTATGGGTTCCGGGATGTATGACGCCTACTGAAATAAATCTTGCTGAAGAGCTTGGGGCACCATTGGTAAAACTTTTCCCAGGTGACACTTTAGGCATAGGCTTTTTAAAAGCAATTAAACCCCTATTCCCTAATCTTAAATTTATGCCTACTGGTGGAGTTGATGTGAACAAGGAAAATATAGACAATTGGTTAAATGCAGGTGTTACTGCTTTAGGTTTTGGTTCTAAATTATTTCAGCAACCGGAAAATGCTAAAGATTATAACTGGCTAACAGAGCGTTGCCAGTTATTGATTAAATTAGTTAAGGGCTAA
- a CDS encoding LacI family DNA-binding transcriptional regulator — protein sequence MMSDKPTTIKEIAKILKISVSTVSRALNDHSSIGLTTKIRVKKLAAELNYEPNQRAIQFLHGKSFVIGVILPELSESFFSAAISGIEDIAYKRNYTVLLAQSHDDAEREKLLVAKMRTQRVDGLLVSVAKTTSTYEHFDVFRKLNIPIVFFDRIPPIKDIHYVSSNLETGTFEAVNFLLKKGHRTIGMINGPGTLVASHERKEGYIRAMTANRLKFDPSLIVSCDLSEDGTIKAMDTLLNHRRKPSAIVTFNDYVALFAMRYAKSLQLTEIDFVSYANLPIINYMEHTPIASVEQFPYKQGKKAADILIDLINKPKNESGSDQAYFNVVVESDLVLSKRK from the coding sequence ATGATGTCGGATAAACCAACCACGATTAAAGAGATTGCCAAGATACTTAAGATATCAGTTTCTACCGTATCAAGAGCATTGAATGACCATTCGAGCATCGGTTTAACTACAAAAATTCGTGTCAAAAAACTTGCTGCAGAACTTAATTATGAGCCAAATCAAAGGGCTATACAATTTTTACATGGCAAATCATTTGTAATAGGTGTAATACTGCCAGAATTGTCCGAGTCCTTCTTCTCTGCAGCGATAAGTGGAATTGAAGATATTGCCTATAAAAGGAATTATACCGTTTTACTCGCACAATCTCATGATGATGCAGAGCGGGAGAAACTCCTTGTAGCAAAAATGAGAACCCAACGTGTTGATGGCTTATTGGTTTCTGTAGCCAAAACTACCAGTACTTACGAGCATTTTGACGTTTTTAGAAAATTAAATATCCCTATTGTATTTTTTGACCGCATCCCTCCTATTAAAGATATACACTATGTAAGTTCCAATCTGGAAACCGGTACTTTTGAGGCTGTAAATTTTCTTTTAAAAAAAGGACATCGCACCATTGGCATGATTAATGGGCCAGGCACTCTTGTGGCTAGTCATGAAAGAAAAGAGGGTTACATAAGGGCAATGACTGCAAACCGATTAAAGTTTGATCCTTCACTCATTGTAAGTTGCGATTTGTCGGAAGATGGTACAATTAAGGCAATGGACACCTTGTTAAACCATAGGCGAAAACCTTCTGCTATAGTTACTTTTAACGATTATGTAGCTCTGTTTGCAATGCGTTATGCTAAATCTCTTCAACTTACCGAGATCGATTTTGTGAGCTATGCAAACCTTCCCATCATCAATTATATGGAGCATACACCAATAGCTTCAGTTGAACAGTTCCCATATAAACAAGGTAAAAAAGCTGCTGATATATTGATAGATCTGATTAATAAACCAAAAAATGAATCCGGTTCAGATCAGGCTTATTTTAATGTTGTGGTAGAATCAGACTTGGTTTTAAGTAAGCGTAAATAA
- a CDS encoding helix-turn-helix transcriptional regulator — protein MKTLGEKFRILRQKMGVNQKAMADQLEISIPAYSKLETGITDPNFSRINQIAKVHGLTLREFLDIGEEGASEQEQIVQQLKEKITTLENSVIRLQSKLIDLYDRDDQKK, from the coding sequence ATGAAAACTTTAGGTGAAAAATTTAGGATCTTACGTCAGAAAATGGGAGTTAACCAAAAGGCAATGGCAGACCAATTGGAGATCTCAATCCCGGCGTATTCAAAACTAGAAACAGGTATCACAGATCCCAACTTTAGCAGAATAAATCAAATAGCGAAGGTTCATGGTTTAACCCTTAGGGAATTCCTTGATATTGGGGAAGAGGGAGCTAGCGAACAGGAGCAGATTGTTCAGCAATTAAAGGAGAAGATCACCACGTTAGAAAATTCTGTGATCCGACTGCAAAGTAAATTGATAGATCTCTATGATAGAGACGATCAAAAAAAGTAA